From the Bos taurus isolate L1 Dominette 01449 registration number 42190680 breed Hereford chromosome 22, ARS-UCD2.0, whole genome shotgun sequence genome, one window contains:
- the C22H3orf49 gene encoding LINE-1 retrotransposable element ORF2 protein, whose translation MNKASGGDGIPVELFQILKDDALKVLHSICPHIWKTQQWPQDWKRSVFIPIPKKGNAKECSNYYTIALISHASKVMLKILQARLQQYMNCELADVQAGFRKGRGTRDQIANICWNIEKAREFQKNIYFCFIDYAKAFDCVDNNKPWKILKEMGIPDHLTCLLRNLYAGQEATVRTGHGTTDWFQIGKGVRQGCILSPCLFNFYAEYIMRNAGLEETQAGIKIARRNINNLRYADDTTLMAESEEELKSLLMKVKEESEKVGLKLNIQKMKIMASGLVTSWEIDGETVETVSDFISGGSKITADGDCSHEIKRRLLLGRKVMTNLDSIFKSKDITLPTKVHLVKAMVFPVVMYGCESWTVKKAEHQRIDAFELWCWRRLLRVPWTARRSNQSILKEISPGISLEGMMLKLKLQYFGHLM comes from the coding sequence atgaacaaagctagtggaggtgatggaattccagttgagctatttcaaatcctgaaagatgatgctctgaaagtcctgcactcaatatgcccgcacatttggaaaactcagcagtggccacaggactggaaaaggtcagttttcattccaatcccaaagaaaggtaatgccaaagaatgctcaaactactacacaattgcactcatctcacatgctagtaaagtcatgctcaaaattctccaagccaggcttcagcaatacatgaactgtgaacttgcagatgttcaagctggttttagaaaaggcagaggaaccagagatcaaattgccaacatctgctggaacatcgaaaaagcaagagagttccagaaaaacatctatttctgctttattgactatgccaaagcctttgactgtgtggataacaataaaccgtggaaaattctgaaagagatgggaataccagaccacctgacctgcctcttgagaaacctatatgcaggtcaggaagcaacagttagaactggacatggaacaacagactggttccaaataggaaaaggagtacgtcaaggctgtatactgtcaccgtgcttatttaacttctatgcagagtacatcatgagaaatgctgggctggaagaaacacaagctggaatcaagattgcccggagaaatatcaataacctcagatatgcagatgacaccacccttatggcagaaagtgaagaggaactaaaaagcctcttgatgaaagtgaaagaggagagtgaaaaagttggcttaaagctcaacattcagaaaatgaagatcatggcatctggtcttgtcacttcatgggaaatagatggggaaacagtggaaacagtgtcagactttatttctgggggctccaaaatcactgcagatggtgattgcagccatgaaattaaaagacgcttactccttggaaggaaagttatgaccaacctagatagcatattcaaaagcaaagacattactttgccaaccaaggtccatctagtcaaggctatggttttcccagtggtcatgtatggatgtgagagttggactgtgaagaaagctgagcaccaaagaattgatgcttttgaactgtggtgttggagaagactcttgagagtcccttggactgcaaggagatccaaccagtccattctgaaggagatcagccctgggatttctttggaaggaatgatgctaaagctgaaactccagtactttggccacctcatgtga